In Leishmania major strain Friedlin complete genome, chromosome 26, a genomic segment contains:
- a CDS encoding putative ribosomal protein L38, which yields MPREIKTLKEFLAICSRKDARCVKVKHNPSATKFKVRCSRYLYTLVVNDKKKADKIERSIHPSVKKIAVTARSHAKTNAGSKQ from the coding sequence ATGCCGCGTGAGATCAAGACCCTGAAGGAGTTTCTCGCCATCTGCTCCCGCAAGGATGCGCGGTGCGTGAAGGTGAAGCACAACCCCAGCGCCACCAAGTTCAAggtccgctgcagccgctaCCTCTACACGCTGGTCGTGAACGACAAGAAGAAGGCTGACAAGATCGAGCGCTCCATCCACCCGTCCGTGAAGAAGATCGCCGTGACAGCCCGCTCGCACGCCAAGACGAACGCCGGTTCCAAGCAGTAA